The following proteins come from a genomic window of Streptomyces sp. NBC_00539:
- the moeZ gene encoding adenylyltransferase/sulfurtransferase MoeZ, giving the protein MSLPPLVEPAAELTVDEVRRYSRHLIIPDVGMDGQKRLKNAKVLAVGAGGLGSPALMYLAAAGVGTLGIVEFDEVDESNLQRQIIHSQADIGRSKAESARDSVLGINPYVNVVLHEERLEAENVMEIFSQYDLIVDGTDNFATRYLVNDACVLLNKPYVWGSIYRFDGQASVFWSEHGPCYRCLYPEPPPPGMVPSCAEGGVLGVLCASIGSIQVTEAIKVLTGVGEPLVGRLMIYDALEMQYRQVKVRKDPDCAVCGPNATVTELIDYEAFCGVVSEEAQEAAAGSTITPKQLKEWIDNDEPIEIIDVREKNEYEIVSIPGARLIPKGEFLMGTALQDLPQDKRIVLHCKTGVRSAEVLAVLKSAGFSDAVHVGGGVIGWVHQIEPEKPVY; this is encoded by the coding sequence GTGTCGCTGCCACCCCTGGTCGAGCCAGCAGCTGAGCTCACCGTTGACGAGGTCCGCCGGTACTCGCGTCACCTGATCATCCCCGATGTCGGGATGGACGGCCAGAAGCGCCTCAAGAACGCCAAGGTGCTCGCCGTGGGCGCCGGCGGCCTCGGCTCGCCCGCCCTCATGTACCTGGCCGCGGCCGGCGTCGGCACGCTGGGCATCGTGGAGTTCGACGAGGTCGACGAGTCGAACCTCCAGCGTCAGATCATCCACAGCCAGGCGGACATCGGCCGTTCGAAGGCCGAGTCGGCCCGCGACAGCGTGCTGGGCATCAACCCGTACGTGAACGTGGTCCTTCACGAAGAGCGGCTCGAAGCCGAGAACGTGATGGAGATCTTCAGCCAGTACGACCTCATCGTCGACGGCACGGACAACTTCGCCACCCGCTACCTCGTCAACGACGCCTGCGTGCTGCTGAACAAGCCGTACGTGTGGGGCTCCATCTACCGCTTCGACGGCCAGGCCTCCGTCTTCTGGTCCGAGCACGGGCCCTGCTACCGCTGCCTGTACCCGGAGCCGCCGCCGCCGGGCATGGTCCCGAGCTGCGCCGAGGGCGGCGTGCTGGGCGTGCTCTGCGCGTCCATCGGTTCCATCCAGGTCACCGAGGCGATCAAGGTCCTCACGGGTGTCGGCGAGCCGCTGGTCGGCCGCCTGATGATCTACGACGCCCTGGAGATGCAGTACCGCCAGGTCAAGGTCCGCAAGGACCCCGACTGCGCCGTCTGCGGCCCGAACGCGACCGTCACCGAGCTCATCGACTACGAGGCCTTCTGCGGCGTGGTGTCGGAAGAGGCCCAGGAGGCGGCGGCCGGTTCGACGATCACTCCCAAGCAGCTCAAGGAGTGGATCGACAACGACGAGCCGATCGAGATCATCGACGTCCGCGAGAAGAACGAGTACGAGATCGTCTCGATCCCGGGCGCGAGGCTGATCCCCAAGGGCGAGTTCCTGATGGGCACGGCCCTCCAGGACCTCCCGCAGGACAAGCGCATCGTCTTGCATTGCAAGACGGGTGTCCGCAGTGCGGAAGTCCTCGCGGTCTTGAAGTCCGCGGGCTTCTCCGACGCGGTGCACGTCGGCGGCGGGGTCATCGGCTGGGTCCACCAGATCGAGCCGGAGAAGCCGGTCTACTGA
- a CDS encoding spherulation-specific family 4 protein, with translation MPHLTTPPQAAATGAGRLGLGTPGYAHPLLAPVEWAELTRPGTPLHWAVLNVTDGPGGRPDAHCAEAAGRLRDAGDPGGAGGRLLGHLAMRDGARSFGELIGDAHRFRDWYGVGGFYLADTPADREDLPAVRRVVDALRGLGDGLRIVLGHGTHPYEGYVETADQLVTFCGAWADYRWSLVAEWTAEYPPELFCHLVHGVPRTHLDEALRIARWQGAGTIWFTDRRGTADRDPWASMPGYWDEIVSRIGPGVSE, from the coding sequence GTGCCGCATCTGACGACGCCGCCCCAGGCCGCCGCGACCGGGGCGGGCCGCCTGGGCCTGGGCACCCCCGGGTACGCGCACCCGCTGCTCGCCCCGGTGGAGTGGGCCGAGCTGACCCGTCCCGGGACGCCGCTGCACTGGGCGGTGCTCAACGTCACGGACGGCCCCGGGGGACGGCCCGACGCACACTGCGCGGAGGCGGCCGGGCGGCTGCGCGACGCGGGGGACCCGGGCGGCGCGGGCGGCCGTCTCCTCGGCCATCTCGCCATGCGGGACGGGGCACGGTCCTTCGGGGAGCTGATCGGCGACGCCCACCGCTTCCGCGACTGGTACGGGGTCGGCGGCTTCTACCTGGCCGACACCCCCGCCGACCGGGAGGACCTGCCCGCGGTGCGCCGCGTGGTGGACGCCCTGCGCGGCCTCGGCGACGGGCTCCGCATCGTGCTCGGCCACGGCACCCACCCCTATGAGGGCTACGTCGAGACCGCCGACCAGCTGGTCACCTTCTGCGGCGCCTGGGCCGACTACCGCTGGTCACTGGTGGCGGAGTGGACGGCCGAGTACCCGCCGGAGCTCTTCTGCCACCTGGTGCACGGGGTGCCGCGCACGCACCTGGACGAGGCGCTGCGGATCGCCCGCTGGCAGGGCGCCGGGACGATCTGGTTCACCGACCGGCGCGGCACCGCCGACCGCGACCCCTGGGCGTCGATGCCCGGGTACTGGGACGAAATCGTCTCGCGTATCGGACCGGGTGTCTCGGAATGA
- a CDS encoding NAD-dependent epimerase/dehydratase produces the protein MRVLLIGANGYLGRYVADRLLADPAVQLTALGRGDDADVRFDLATGSPGALTRFLDAVHPGVVINCAGATRGGARELTRHNTVAVATICESLRRSGCGARLVQLGCAAEYGPSQPGSSTAEDAVPRPGGPYGVSKLAATELVLGSGLDAVVLRIFSPVGPGTPAGSPLGRLAEAMRRAMQSGDGELKLSGLGVQRDFVDVRDVARAVHAASLSAAQGVVNIGTGRAVRLRDAAAVLARVAGYGGSLHELDVPHGGAQHPQAHGHPGRPQGLPAIGSPRAEATAEQLAAAPQPPYPDGCGSWQQADVRTARDRLGWRPRINLEESLADIWMEAACRI, from the coding sequence ATGAGGGTGCTGCTGATCGGAGCCAACGGATACCTCGGCCGCTACGTCGCCGACCGGCTGCTCGCCGACCCCGCCGTACAGCTCACCGCGCTCGGCCGGGGCGACGACGCCGACGTCCGCTTCGACCTCGCCACCGGCAGCCCGGGGGCCCTCACCCGGTTCCTCGACGCCGTCCACCCGGGCGTCGTCATCAACTGCGCGGGCGCCACCCGCGGCGGCGCCCGGGAGCTGACCCGCCACAACACCGTCGCCGTCGCCACCATCTGCGAGTCGCTGCGCCGCAGCGGCTGCGGGGCCCGGCTCGTCCAGCTCGGCTGCGCCGCCGAGTACGGGCCCAGCCAGCCCGGGTCCTCCACGGCCGAGGACGCCGTCCCGAGACCGGGCGGACCGTACGGCGTCAGCAAGCTGGCCGCGACCGAGCTGGTGCTCGGCTCCGGGCTGGACGCCGTCGTACTGCGGATCTTCTCGCCCGTCGGCCCCGGCACCCCCGCCGGATCCCCCCTCGGCCGGCTCGCCGAAGCCATGAGGCGGGCCATGCAGTCCGGCGACGGCGAACTCAAGCTCAGCGGGCTCGGGGTGCAGCGCGACTTCGTCGACGTACGCGACGTCGCCCGGGCGGTGCACGCGGCCTCCCTCTCCGCCGCCCAGGGCGTCGTCAACATCGGCACCGGCCGCGCGGTCCGGCTGCGCGACGCGGCGGCCGTACTGGCCCGGGTCGCGGGATACGGCGGCTCCCTGCACGAACTCGACGTACCGCACGGCGGCGCGCAGCACCCCCAGGCGCACGGGCACCCGGGACGGCCGCAGGGCCTGCCCGCGATCGGCTCCCCCCGCGCCGAGGCCACGGCCGAGCAACTCGCCGCCGCCCCCCAGCCCCCGTACCCCGACGGATGCGGCAGCTGGCAGCAGGCCGACGTCCGCACCGCCCGCGACCGGCTCGGCTGGCGGCCCCGGATCAACCTGGAGGAGTCCCTGGCCGACATCTGGATGGAGGCGGCGTGCCGCATCTGA